Proteins encoded by one window of Phycisphaeraceae bacterium:
- a CDS encoding ribulokinase has protein sequence MSGPCVIGLDFGTSSARAIVARISDGAIIASATFDYPSGTAGVITSATDANLARQHPGDYLAAIDALLGQVACKAAASIDIASIVGIGVDATASTPIPVDAALRPLALDAAFAGDPDALAHLWKDHTAHAEAVQITAELTRSAPAHLARCGMTYSSEWFWSKILRVARTNQRVARAAATWVEQSDYIPAVLAGLSDAATMPRNVCAAGHKALYAADLGGYPPVAVLERLHPALAGVRESCAVPAVTSTTPIGTLTAPLAARCGLSPRVVIAAGGIDAHLGAIGSGVRAGSMVKIMGTSTCDILIAEAGSSLDIPGVCGVVDGSVVPGCLGIEAGQSAVGDLFDWFVRHVARSGSDAAAIARTHEELTREAARLAPGASGLVALDWNNGNRCVLVDPLLSGVLIGQTLHTTAAEIYRALIEATAFGARTIIDRLAEQGTALDTIIVCGGIAEKNPLAMQIYADAIGRPMHVAESSQACALGGAICAAVAAGAHPDMPAAIAAMTRPPSRVLVPNPAATRVYDELFAVYSALHDAFGRGHSAMDLRTAMKQLIAISRQARAAGMPS, from the coding sequence GTGAGCGGGCCTTGCGTGATCGGGCTGGACTTTGGCACTTCCAGCGCCCGGGCCATCGTGGCCCGCATCAGCGATGGCGCGATCATCGCGTCGGCCACCTTCGACTACCCGAGCGGCACGGCAGGAGTCATCACCAGCGCAACCGATGCGAACCTGGCGCGCCAGCACCCGGGCGACTATCTGGCCGCGATCGACGCTCTGCTCGGGCAGGTCGCGTGCAAGGCCGCGGCCTCGATCGACATCGCCAGCATCGTGGGCATCGGCGTCGATGCCACCGCCTCGACCCCGATCCCGGTGGACGCTGCCCTGCGGCCGCTGGCGCTGGACGCGGCTTTTGCGGGCGATCCTGACGCGCTGGCACACCTGTGGAAGGATCACACCGCCCATGCCGAGGCGGTCCAGATCACCGCCGAACTGACGCGAAGCGCCCCCGCTCATCTGGCCCGCTGCGGCATGACGTACTCGAGCGAGTGGTTCTGGTCCAAGATCCTGCGTGTCGCGCGCACGAACCAGCGCGTGGCGCGCGCGGCTGCAACCTGGGTCGAACAGAGCGACTACATCCCGGCGGTGCTCGCGGGTCTGAGCGACGCGGCCACGATGCCCCGCAACGTGTGCGCCGCCGGACACAAGGCGCTCTACGCGGCGGATCTGGGCGGCTATCCGCCCGTTGCCGTGCTCGAACGCCTGCACCCGGCCCTCGCGGGCGTGCGTGAGTCGTGCGCGGTGCCGGCGGTGACGAGCACAACGCCTATTGGCACGCTGACCGCCCCACTCGCGGCCCGTTGCGGGCTTTCGCCGCGCGTCGTCATTGCGGCTGGAGGTATCGACGCACACCTGGGAGCAATCGGCTCGGGCGTGCGCGCGGGCAGCATGGTCAAGATCATGGGCACAAGCACCTGCGACATCCTCATCGCCGAAGCGGGATCGTCGCTCGACATTCCTGGCGTGTGCGGCGTTGTCGATGGGTCGGTTGTGCCCGGCTGCCTCGGGATCGAAGCTGGACAGAGCGCGGTTGGTGATCTCTTCGACTGGTTCGTGCGCCACGTCGCGCGCAGCGGGAGCGACGCTGCTGCGATCGCCCGGACGCATGAGGAGCTCACGCGCGAGGCTGCACGTCTGGCCCCCGGCGCAAGCGGGCTGGTCGCCCTCGACTGGAACAACGGGAATCGGTGCGTGCTGGTCGATCCGCTTTTGAGCGGAGTGCTGATCGGCCAGACCCTGCACACCACCGCGGCCGAGATCTACCGTGCCCTGATCGAGGCCACCGCCTTTGGCGCGCGCACCATCATCGACCGTCTGGCCGAGCAGGGCACAGCGCTCGACACCATCATCGTCTGCGGCGGCATCGCCGAGAAGAACCCGCTGGCCATGCAGATCTACGCCGACGCCATCGGACGCCCGATGCATGTGGCCGAGTCTTCACAGGCCTGTGCGCTGGGCGGAGCGATCTGCGCCGCCGTCGCCGCGGGTGCTCACCCCGACATGCCTGCCGCCATCGCCGCCATGACACGCCCGCCCAGCCGCGTGCTGGTACCCAACCCCGCCGCAACGCGCGTGTACGACGAACTCTTCGCGGTGTACTCGGCCCTGCACGATGCCTTCGGTCGCGGGCACAGCGCCATGGACCTGCGCACGGCGATGAAGCAACTCATCGCGATCAGCCGTCAGGCCCGCGCAGCCGGCATGCCCAGTTGA
- the eno gene encoding phosphopyruvate hydratase has product MFDIDLVFARQILDSRGNPTVEVEVALDGGVIARAAVPSGASTGEHEAVELRDGGEAWMGKGVTQAVDNVIERIAPAIEGLDARDQEGIDAAMLELDATTNKSSLGANAILGVSMAVAKAAAEASGLPLYRYLGGTSARTLPVPMMNILNGGAHADNTVDFQEFMIQPIGFETFGEGMRAGVEIYHTLKTVLKKRKLSTAVGDEGGFAPNLATNEDALRIIEEAVAKAGYKWGEEIFVALDPAMSECYNHAAEAGKSGYKMFKSSGEILSTDDIISLWADWCDKYPIASIEDGLAENDWEGWAKLTARLGDRIQLVGDDLFVTNRMFVERGVVEACANAVLVKVNQIGTLSETFETVNFATRHGYACVLSHRSGETEDSTIADIAVATNCGQIKTGAPCRSDRNAKYNQLIRIAEELGESAVYGV; this is encoded by the coding sequence ATGTTCGACATCGACCTTGTCTTCGCCCGCCAGATTCTCGACAGCCGGGGCAACCCCACTGTCGAAGTTGAAGTTGCTCTCGATGGAGGCGTCATCGCCCGCGCGGCCGTGCCCAGCGGCGCCAGCACCGGCGAGCACGAGGCTGTCGAACTCCGCGATGGCGGCGAAGCTTGGATGGGAAAAGGCGTCACGCAGGCGGTCGACAACGTGATCGAACGCATTGCTCCGGCGATCGAGGGTCTTGATGCCCGCGATCAGGAAGGGATCGACGCGGCGATGCTCGAACTCGACGCGACGACCAACAAAAGCAGCCTCGGGGCAAACGCTATTCTCGGCGTCTCAATGGCGGTGGCAAAGGCCGCGGCCGAGGCATCGGGCCTTCCGCTCTACCGCTATCTGGGCGGCACCAGCGCCCGCACGCTCCCCGTGCCGATGATGAACATCCTCAACGGCGGCGCGCACGCCGACAACACCGTCGATTTTCAGGAGTTCATGATTCAGCCGATCGGCTTCGAGACCTTCGGCGAAGGGATGCGGGCGGGCGTCGAGATCTACCACACGCTCAAAACAGTGCTCAAGAAACGCAAACTCTCGACGGCCGTCGGTGACGAGGGCGGCTTTGCCCCCAACCTGGCCACCAATGAGGACGCACTTCGGATCATCGAAGAAGCGGTCGCCAAGGCCGGCTACAAGTGGGGCGAGGAGATCTTCGTGGCGCTCGACCCGGCCATGAGCGAATGCTACAACCACGCGGCCGAGGCGGGCAAGAGCGGCTACAAAATGTTCAAGTCTTCCGGAGAGATCCTGTCCACCGACGACATCATCAGCCTGTGGGCCGACTGGTGCGACAAGTATCCGATCGCGTCAATCGAGGACGGCCTGGCCGAGAACGACTGGGAAGGATGGGCCAAACTCACCGCGCGGCTCGGCGACCGGATTCAGCTCGTCGGCGATGATCTGTTCGTGACCAACCGCATGTTCGTCGAGCGCGGCGTGGTTGAAGCGTGTGCCAACGCGGTTCTTGTCAAGGTCAACCAGATCGGCACGCTGAGCGAGACCTTCGAGACGGTGAACTTCGCCACCCGCCACGGCTACGCGTGTGTGCTCAGCCACCGCTCGGGCGAGACCGAGGACAGCACCATCGCCGATATCGCGGTGGCGACCAACTGCGGGCAAATTAAGACGGGTGCTCCGTGCCGCAGCGACCGGAATGCCAAGTACAACCAGCTGATCCGCATCGCCGAGGAGTTGGGCGAGAGTGCGGTGTACGGGGTCTGA
- a CDS encoding sigma-70 family RNA polymerase sigma factor, whose product MTDAAAAVRSLAEQLHTIAVAQFALERAGHTLQPTALVSEAWLRLMRTPGAEYRTEAEFRSLAATVVRNILVDHARSRRATRRGGGMVRVPAELDEIPQFDSPREIEALHEALERLAARKPDLARIVELKFFGGLSAAQIAVQMGMTERNVRKDWTLARVLLRRLMGAAGVGPDETHTQSA is encoded by the coding sequence ATGACCGACGCGGCCGCGGCAGTCCGGAGCCTAGCTGAACAGTTACACACCATCGCGGTGGCGCAGTTCGCCTTGGAACGAGCAGGCCACACCCTGCAACCAACAGCCCTGGTGTCCGAAGCCTGGCTGCGACTGATGCGTACTCCGGGAGCCGAGTATCGCACCGAGGCCGAGTTTCGGTCTCTGGCGGCGACGGTGGTGCGGAACATATTGGTGGATCACGCCCGCTCGCGACGTGCGACTCGACGAGGCGGAGGGATGGTGCGCGTGCCGGCGGAACTCGATGAGATTCCCCAGTTCGATTCCCCGAGAGAAATCGAAGCCCTGCACGAGGCACTTGAGCGACTCGCGGCCAGGAAGCCGGACCTGGCCCGCATCGTGGAACTCAAGTTTTTCGGCGGCCTGAGCGCGGCCCAGATCGCAGTGCAGATGGGCATGACCGAGCGGAACGTGCGCAAGGACTGGACGCTGGCGCGCGTGCTGTTGCGGCGACTGATGGGCGCGGCGGGCGTCGGACCCGACGAGACACACACCCAGAGCGCATAG
- a CDS encoding serine/threonine protein kinase: MRPQADDRLGQPHATEESGDAVAANSPEIEELVCTDRVCTIFGQVFEAPPADRARLLDELSCGDAVLQAQVKSLLDEAEVIDREGFLDARTGTWVSRVLSGDEPEPNPPMPEVIGQYAITGVLGQGGTGIVYRGRSPAPLERDVAIKVMRSAGSPRDARRFMREVSVMASMSHPAVAQVYDSGRLSDGRWWAACALVEGKLITTAALEGRLDWSRRVDLVRQAAEGVHHAHQRGIIHRDLKPSNILVSSDDHGRSRATVIDFGVARLVGAGSARSELTEAGLVVGTLGYMSPEQIDDQDVDARSDVYALGLVLSEVLTGAPARARTSLRQMAKAAAAPVDVRLRACGGREHDLEAIMARATDPDPARRYASAQHMADDLERVLTGMPVTARKNNAAYHAQLLARRHPMASLVSLACAALLVILVINIVASRSRLAREVQDQRELIASLIVETLDRLSVLSGTAESRAAMVELLMERVQRLLPADPDNHDLQAALARLLRERGDLRYLDGDLADAMGEFGRSMALYEALHRRDPRNIELGRRYAESVVRMGDMQRVLFEGQEYLATYDAAMLIQRQLLEMDPSHIGVRDDLCWSYERLRLRYEQPEHWAEMEAWLIERLHLAEALFNDSPGRILSKYNLSSAHYRLANHYRQTRDFAACAMHTRAAMELADQLVHLQPDRSAFVEHLVLVGRNQLRLDTTANRTDQARFQLDDMLERTRQHSRLQPGNAFAEGLLAFTLSLGADMALQWGDTSRAHLLASECLEVLAGLDARGINTVENAVSARSMIRKTLTHLAEASKN, translated from the coding sequence ATGCGGCCACAGGCAGACGACAGGTTGGGCCAGCCCCACGCGACCGAGGAGAGCGGCGATGCCGTGGCCGCGAATAGTCCCGAAATCGAAGAACTCGTGTGCACCGATCGCGTCTGCACCATCTTCGGGCAGGTCTTCGAAGCCCCGCCCGCCGATCGCGCCCGGCTGCTCGACGAACTGTCCTGCGGCGACGCGGTGCTCCAGGCCCAGGTCAAGAGCCTGCTCGACGAAGCCGAAGTGATCGACCGCGAGGGGTTTCTCGATGCGCGCACGGGAACATGGGTCAGCAGAGTTTTGTCTGGCGATGAGCCCGAGCCAAATCCGCCTATGCCCGAGGTCATCGGGCAGTACGCGATCACGGGCGTGCTGGGACAAGGAGGCACGGGCATCGTCTATCGCGGGCGCTCACCCGCTCCGCTCGAGCGCGACGTGGCGATCAAGGTGATGCGATCTGCCGGTTCGCCGCGCGACGCCCGGCGTTTCATGCGCGAGGTGAGCGTGATGGCGTCGATGAGTCACCCCGCGGTGGCACAGGTGTACGACAGCGGACGACTGAGCGACGGGAGATGGTGGGCCGCCTGCGCTCTGGTCGAGGGCAAGCTCATCACGACGGCGGCACTCGAAGGCAGGCTCGACTGGAGCCGGCGCGTGGATCTCGTGCGGCAGGCGGCCGAAGGCGTGCATCACGCCCATCAGCGAGGAATCATACATCGCGACCTCAAGCCCTCGAACATCCTGGTGTCGAGTGACGATCACGGCCGGTCGCGGGCCACCGTCATCGACTTCGGCGTGGCCAGACTGGTCGGGGCGGGCAGCGCCAGGAGCGAACTGACCGAAGCGGGACTGGTGGTCGGGACGCTGGGGTACATGTCGCCCGAACAGATCGACGATCAGGATGTAGACGCGCGCTCGGACGTGTATGCACTGGGGCTGGTGCTCTCTGAAGTACTGACCGGCGCCCCCGCGCGGGCCCGCACGAGTCTGCGCCAGATGGCCAAGGCGGCAGCAGCGCCGGTGGACGTGCGACTCAGAGCCTGCGGCGGACGCGAGCACGATCTCGAAGCCATCATGGCACGCGCGACAGACCCGGATCCGGCCCGCCGCTATGCCTCGGCCCAGCACATGGCCGACGATCTCGAACGCGTCCTGACCGGCATGCCGGTGACGGCACGCAAGAACAACGCAGCCTATCACGCGCAGTTGCTGGCCCGGCGCCATCCGATGGCGTCGTTGGTGTCGCTGGCGTGCGCCGCATTGCTGGTGATACTGGTGATCAACATCGTGGCCTCGCGGAGCCGACTGGCGCGCGAGGTGCAGGACCAGCGCGAACTGATCGCCTCGCTCATCGTCGAGACGCTCGACCGCCTGAGCGTGCTCAGCGGGACAGCCGAATCGAGGGCAGCCATGGTCGAACTGCTCATGGAACGCGTCCAGAGGCTGCTGCCAGCGGATCCGGACAACCATGATCTGCAGGCCGCTCTGGCACGCTTGCTGCGCGAGCGCGGAGACTTGCGCTACCTCGACGGTGATCTGGCAGATGCGATGGGCGAGTTTGGTCGCTCGATGGCGCTCTACGAGGCTCTCCACCGCCGTGACCCGCGCAACATCGAACTCGGGCGACGCTACGCCGAATCGGTGGTACGCATGGGCGACATGCAGCGGGTGCTGTTTGAAGGCCAGGAGTATCTGGCGACCTACGACGCGGCGATGCTCATTCAGAGGCAACTGCTGGAGATGGATCCATCGCACATAGGAGTGCGCGATGATCTGTGCTGGAGTTACGAACGGCTCAGGCTGCGGTACGAACAGCCCGAGCACTGGGCCGAGATGGAAGCCTGGCTCATCGAGCGACTCCATCTGGCCGAGGCATTGTTCAACGATTCACCCGGTCGGATTCTGAGCAAGTACAATCTTTCGTCGGCACACTACCGTTTGGCCAACCACTACCGACAGACCAGGGACTTTGCGGCATGCGCGATGCATACCAGAGCAGCAATGGAGTTGGCCGACCAACTCGTTCATCTGCAGCCCGATCGCTCGGCCTTCGTCGAGCATCTGGTGCTTGTCGGGCGCAATCAACTCCGGCTTGACACGACTGCCAACCGGACTGATCAGGCCAGGTTCCAGCTTGACGACATGCTTGAACGAACGCGCCAGCACAGTCGTCTTCAGCCTGGAAACGCCTTTGCCGAAGGCCTGCTCGCCTTCACGCTGAGCCTTGGTGCGGATATGGCACTGCAGTGGGGCGATACATCGCGTGCTCATTTGTTGGCCAGCGAGTGTCTGGAGGTGCTGGCGGGGCTAGACGCGAGAGGAATCAATACGGTCGAGAATGCCGTGTCGGCGCGGTCGATGATTCGCAAAACGCTGACTCACCTCGCCGAAGCGAGTAAGAACTAG
- a CDS encoding lipid-A-disaccharide synthase N-terminal domain-containing protein has product MKPGPVVAMVALIAVGVWLVLQPTLTREAFDYEVRIGGERVRVAVEVGSQPVRYRIVGPPHLVHESLTAVDLLNVLDAQAEVLNQKPGLERTLLGFFNITSWTNFAWIAIGLIGQAAFFGRMFVQWVVSERSGQSQVPEIFWWFSLIGGMSLFTYFVWRVDIVGVIGQSTGIVIYARNLRLIHKHKRRLARGGQ; this is encoded by the coding sequence ATGAAGCCGGGTCCGGTGGTCGCAATGGTGGCGCTGATCGCGGTCGGCGTGTGGCTCGTGTTGCAGCCGACCCTGACGCGTGAAGCCTTCGACTATGAAGTCCGTATCGGCGGCGAGCGCGTGCGCGTGGCGGTTGAAGTCGGGAGCCAGCCGGTCCGCTATCGCATCGTCGGGCCGCCGCACCTTGTGCACGAGAGCCTGACAGCGGTTGACCTGCTCAATGTGCTCGACGCACAGGCCGAGGTACTCAACCAGAAGCCCGGGCTCGAACGAACGCTGCTTGGATTCTTCAACATCACGAGTTGGACGAACTTCGCCTGGATTGCGATCGGGCTGATTGGGCAGGCGGCGTTCTTTGGCCGCATGTTTGTGCAGTGGGTTGTCAGCGAAAGGAGCGGCCAGAGTCAGGTGCCCGAGATCTTCTGGTGGTTCAGTCTGATTGGGGGGATGAGCCTGTTTACGTATTTCGTCTGGCGTGTGGATATCGTCGGCGTGATCGGGCAAAGCACGGGAATTGTCATATATGCCCGCAACCTGCGGCTGATCCACAAGCACAAGCGGAGGCTGGCCCGCGGCGGCCAATAA